The Rhipicephalus sanguineus isolate Rsan-2018 chromosome 7, BIME_Rsan_1.4, whole genome shotgun sequence genome includes a window with the following:
- the LOC125759116 gene encoding prolyl 4-hydroxylase subunit alpha-2-like produces MQESIGTEHTALEDGHLYVLLQEHKLAAVRSHYEAFKITKSLKPGHSAIATFLFHSRLTEFTSYGAPSAVYAYLGSLPNAFLSPSSRQWWPTDSDVMGAAMGICKLQHLYNIPVNKMAAMKSKLLPPASPEDFAYVARGCSMTGKFGTTSAWSQAALAKTSSIAGAPLQRLRMGFVWLQTNDQRWRLLKGWAKHTTAGKVYPSPPEIDINEYKTVCVQEGFLRPSGSTLLCIMSTNFGDPRLILQPLKLEVLSLKPRVVVISDFLSTSEVNYIRSAARKGLVSWLWDSESNRLQRLSRRIAVGTGLSVESAEAYQVANYGLGGHYTPHMDAHRFDKVANHVDIADGNRLATVLMYLSNVAAGGATAFVNLGVAVKPRVGDALFWYDVEPYDGSEFPEHMSFWHQKRQADPLTTHVGCPVLWGSKWIVTKWIHERSNVVVEYNTPG; encoded by the exons ATGCAGGAATCCATAGGCACCGAGCACACCGCGCTCGAAGACGGCCACTTGTACGTCTTGTTGCAAGAGCATAAGCTGGCCGCTGTCAGAAGCCACTACGAAGCATTCAAGATCACCAAGTCACTGAAACCCGGTCACAGCGCCATAGCAACGTTCCTCTTCCACAGCAGACTGACCGAGTTCACCTCGTACGGTGCCCCGAGCGCAGTGTATGCCTATCTCGGAAGTCTTCCCAACGCTTTCCTTTCGCCTTCGTCCCGACAGTGGTGGCCCACAGACAGTGACGTCATGGGCGCCGCTATGGGAATATGCAAACTGCAACACCTTTACAATATTCCCGTGAATAAAATGGCGGCCATGAAGTCCAAATTGTTGCCACCTGCTTCACCCGAAGACTTCGCTTACGTGGCCAGGGGCTGTTCAATGACTGGAAAGTTTGGAACCACCTCTGCCTGGAGCCAAGCCGCGCTGGCTAAGACGTCGTCCATTGCGGGTGCCCCTCTTCAGAGGCTTCGGATGGGTTTTGTATGGTTGCAAACCAATGACCAGCGCTGGCGGCTGTTGAAAGGATGGGCAAAGCATACAACGGCCGGAAAAGTCTACCCTTCGCCGCCGGAGATAGATATCAATGAATACAAGACCGTCTGTGTCCAAGAGGGATTCCTGAGGCCGTCAGGCAGCACACTTCTATGCATAATGTCCACGAACTTCGGAGACCCGCGCTTGATTCTGCAACCACTCAAGCTCGAGGTTCTATCGTTGAAGCCACGCGTAGTGGTCATCAGCGACTTCCTGTCTACATCGGAAGTGAATTACATCAGATCGGCAGCGCGCAAGGGGTTG GTATCTTGGCTCTGGGACTCGGAGAGTAATAGGCTGCAGCGCCTGTCTCGGCGCATAGCCGTTGGGACTGGCTTGTCGGTGGAATCTGCGGAGGCGTATCAGGTCGCCAACTACGGCCTCGGCGGCCACTACACGCCCCACATGGACGCCCATCGGTTCGATAAGGTGGCGAACCACGTGGACATCGCGGACGGCAACCGACTCGCCACCGTGCTCATGTACTTGTCCAACGTGGCCGCGGGAGGAGCCACTGCATTCGTCAATCTGGGCGTCGCGGTCAAACCCCGCGTCGGTGACGCCCTCTTCTGGTACGACGTGGAACCGTACGACGGAAGCGAGTTCCCCGAGCACATGTCTTTCTGGCACCAGAAAAGGCAAGCGGACCCGCTCACGACGCACGTTGGCTGTCCCGTACTGTGGGGCTCCAAGTGGATTGTCACCAAATGGATTCACGAGAGAAGCAACGTCGTCGTGGAGTACAACACACCTGGATGA